The following coding sequences are from one Triticum dicoccoides isolate Atlit2015 ecotype Zavitan chromosome 4A, WEW_v2.0, whole genome shotgun sequence window:
- the LOC119286795 gene encoding uncharacterized protein LOC119286795 — MLLVSQAANGSLSARRLPSKPLASRRGANPYPLFAGPRVARRRLALSGAADARDAPRRASATHAAAGEGPSGSPAAEDPVLLGVSDDRVPLEGVIQVERPGQADAQSKLVSYAKIGLLAGGDLLCLLVFSAIGRLSHGLPVLDAETFKTADPFIAGWLLSAYLLGGFGDDAKGSNGVGNAVTVAAKSWAVGIPLGIAIRSVTAGHIPQIPFVFVAMGSTGVLLTAWRALISQVLSAGQSKKDDVYKKGNPFELFELLTSLVRRW, encoded by the exons ATGCTGCTGGTCAGCCAGGCCGCCAACGGCTCCCTCTCCGCGCGGCGGCTGCCCTCCAAGCCGCTCGCCAGCCGCCGGGGCGCCAACCCCTACCCCCTCTTCGCCGGCCCCCGCgtcgcgcgccgccgcctcgcgctctCCGGCGCCGCCGACGCGCGGGACGCGCCCCGCCGCGCCTCCGCCACCCACGCGGCCGCGGGCGAGGGCCCCTCCGGCTCCCCCGCCGCCGAGGACCCCGTCCTCCTCGGCGTCAGCGACGACCGCGTGCCCCTCGAGGGCGTCATCCAGGTCGAGAGGCCCGGCCAGGCCGACGCCCAGTCCAAGCTCGTCTCCTACGC GAAGATAGGGCTTCTGGCCGGAGGGGATCTGCTCTGCCTCCTGGTCTTCTCCGCGATTGGGAGGCTCAGCCATGGCCTGCCCGTGCTTGACGCCGAGACCTTCAAGACGGCCGACCCGTTCATTGCTG GTTGGTTGCTTAGCGCCTACCTCCTTGGCGGGTTTGGTGATGATGCCAAAGGAAGCAATGGTGTTGGGAATGCTGTAACTGTTGCAGCGAAATCCTGGGCTGTTGGTATACCG TTAGGAATTGCCATTCGTTCAGTGACCGCTGGTCATATTCCACAAATTCCTTTCGTCTTTGTGGCCATGGGAAGTACCGGGGTCTTGTTGACTGCATGGCGTGCTCTGATTTCCCAGGTTCTTTccgctggacagagcaagaaggatGATGTATACAAAAAGGGAAATCCTTTTGAGCTTTTTGAG TTGCTCACATCGCTGGTGCGGAGGTGGTGA
- the LOC119286794 gene encoding probable zinc metalloprotease EGY3, chloroplastic, with the protein MASTSLVATIVCSSSSSTSRRATLPRSFCKNHHRPPLRRSSVVRCSLREQDRATENRPVSSTAVAPDEQKVEEAKKVSSHHAGGGGAGDHQEGGDGEDGEKKSRDEQQEVDWRSDEEFKKFMGNPSIEAAIKLEKKRADRKLRELDREPDGSPVAGLLRGFIKGTLEREKQRLEEAEQTFKALDLNKLKSCFGYDTFFAVDVRRFGDGGIFIGNLRKPIEEVRPRLEKKIAEAAGTEVTLWFMEERNDDVTKQVCMVQPKAEIELQLEVTRLSTPWGYLSAVALAVTTFGTIALMSGFFLKPGASFDDYVSDVLPLFGGFLSILGVSEIATRLTAARYGVKLSPSFLVPSNWTGCLGVMNNYESLLPNKKALFDIPVACTASAYLTSVVLAVSAFIADGSFNGGENALFIRPEFFYNNPLLSFVQQVIGPYADELGNVLPNAVEGVGVPVDPLAFAGLLGIVVTSLNLLPVGRLEGGRVAQALLGRRTAALLSFGTSLLLGAGAVGGSVLCLAWGLFATFIRGGEEIPAQDEITPLGSERYAWGFVLAVVCLLTLFPNGGGTYSSSFLGEPFFRGGI; encoded by the exons ATGGCTTCCACTTCTCTCGTTGCAACTATCGtgtgtagcagcagcagcagcactagTAGGAGAGCAACCTTACCAAGAAGCTTCTGCAAGAACCATCACAGGCCACCTCTCAGGAGAAGCTCCGTCGTCAGGTGCTCGCTGCGGGAGCAAGATCGGGCGACGGAGAACCGGCCGGTCTCCTCCACTGCCGTTGCTCCTGACGAGCAAAAGGTTGAGGAGGCGAAGAAGGTCTCGTCGCATCATGCCGGAGGAGGAGGGGCAGGAGATCACCAGGAAGGAGGTGATGGCGAGGACGGCGAGAAGAAGAGCAGGGATGAGCAGCAGGAGGTGGACTGGAGGTCGGACGAGGAGTTCAAGAAGTTCATGGGCAACCCGTCCATCGAGGCCGCCATCAAGCTCGAGAAGAAGCGCGCCGACCGGAAGCTCCGGGAGCTCGACCGCGAGCCTGACGGCAGCCCGGTCGCCGGCCTGCTCCGTGGGTTCATCAAGGGCACGCTGGAACGGGAGAAgcagaggctggaggaggccgagcAGACCTTCAAGGCGCTCGACCTCAACAAG CTCAAGAGCTGTTTCGGGTACGACACGTTCTTCGCGGTGGACGTGCGGAGGTTCGGCGACGGTGGCATCTTCATCGGCAACCTGAGGAAGCCCATCGAGGAGGTGAGGCCGAGGCTGGAGAAGAAGATCGCGGAGGCGGCCGGGACAGAGGTCACCCTGTGGTTCATGGAGGAGAGGAACGACGACGTCACCAAGCAGGTGTGCATGGTGCAGCCGAAAGCAGAGATCGAGCTGCAGCTCGAGGTGACCAGGCTGAGCACGCCGTGGGGCTACCTGAGCGCCGTGGCCTTGGCCGTCACGACCTTCGGGACCATAGCACTCATGAGCGGCTTCTTCCTCAAGCCCGGCGCCTCCTTCGACGACTACGTCTCGGACGTCCTCCCCCTCTTCGGAGGCTTCCTCTCCATCCTCGGCGTGTCCGAG ATCGCGACGAGGTTGACGGCGGCGAGGTACGGGGTGAAGCTGAGCCCGTCGTTCCTGGTGCCGTCGAATTGGACGGGATGCCTGGGCGTGATGAACAACTACGAGTCGCTGCTGCCGAACAAGAAGGCCCTGTTCGACATCCCCGTCGCCTGCACGGCCAGCGCGTACCTGACGTCGGTGGTGCTGGCCGTCTCGGCCTTCATTGCCGACGGCAGCTTCAACGGCGGCGAGAACGCCCT GTTCATCCGGCCGGAGTTCTTCTACAACAACCCGCTGCTGTCGTTCGTGCAGCAGGTGATCGGGCCGTACGCGGACGAGCTGGGGAACGTGCTGCCCAACGCGGTGGAGGGCGTGGGCGTGCCGGTGGACCCGCTGGCGTTCGCGGGGCTGCTGGGGATCGTGGTGACGTCGCTGAACCTGCTGCCGGTCGGGCGGCTGGAGGGCGGCCGGGTCGCGCAGGCGCTGCTCGGGCGGCGCACGGCGGCGCTGCTGTCGTTCGGCACGTCGCTGCTGCTGGGGGCGGGCGCCGTCGGCGGCAGCGTGCTGTGCCTGGCGTGGGGGCTCTTCGCCACCTTCATCCGCGGCGGGGAGGAGATCCCGGCGCAGGACGAGATCACGCCGCTGGGGAGCGAGCGCTACGCGTGGGGCTTCGTGCTCGCCGTCGTCTGCCTCCTCACGCTCTTTCCCAACGGCGGCGGCACCTACTCCAGCTCCTTCCTCGGCGAGCCCTTCTTCAGGGGCGGCATCTAG